The Dethiosulfovibrio peptidovorans DSM 11002 nucleotide sequence GGAAAAAAGTCCCCTCTTGTCCTCCTGGAGGTCTCTGTCATAGGTCATTGGAAGCCCCTTTAGCGTCGCCAGGATATCCACAAGATGGCCTATCATCTGACCGGTACGGCCCCTAACGAGCTCCAGCACGTCGGGGTTCTTTTTCTGAGGCATCATGCTCGACCCTGTGCAGAAGGCATCGGGAAGCTTAAGCCAGCCGAACTCGGCACTGGAATATATTATCAGGTCCTCGGCCATACGACTGCAATGTACGGCAAACATGGTGGAGAAGCTAAGGGCGTCGAATATATAGTCCCTCTGCCCCACTCCGTCCATGCTGTTCTCGCAGAGCCTGGAGAACCCCAGAGCCTCGGCCGTGTACTCTCGATCCAGGGGAAGGGTGGAACCGGCAAGGGCTCCGCATCCCAAAGGACATTCGTCCGCTTCGTCCATGGCGAACTCCAGCCTCTTGAGATCCCTGGAAAAAGACTGGAAGTAAGCCATCCATAGATGTCCCATGCTGACCGGCTGGGCCTGCTGTAGATGAGTATAGCCGGGCACGATGGTCTCTCTATGGGACTCGGCCCTGTTCAGGAGGGCATCCATTAGATCTATCATCCCAGACTTGACCTGGCACAGAACGTCCTTCACGTAGAGCCTCATGGTGGTGCCTACCTGATCGTTTCTGCTCCGTCCCGTATGAAGCCTGGCTCCGGCGTCGCCGATCTTCTCTGTAAGACGGTGTTCCAGATTCATGTGGACGTCCTCGAGAGACTCGTCCGGGATGAAATCTCCCCTCTCTATCTCGTCCATAATCTCCTGAAAACCAGACCTTATGGCTTCCAGCTCCTCCTGGGATATCAGGTCCTGCTTCGCCAACATCTCCGCATGGGCGAGACTACCTCTTATGTCCCATCGGGCCAACCTCCAGTCCAGATCGAGCGACTGGGAAAAGGCCTGGACCTTGCGATCCGTCTCCTGGGAAAAACGGCCCTTCCACATGAGAACACACTCCTCTCTTGTATAGGCATAGCATGACGACGAAAGGGGGCTCCGGGCCGTCCGGAACCCCCTTGAAGAATACCACGCAAGTTTCGATTTATCAGCAGGAGACGGAAATAGACTCGTTTTTCTCCGGATCCTGCTTATGAGCCTGTTTCCAGGTTTTGAGAGGCAATCCCCATACCTTTATGAATCCTACGGCGGCGGAGTGATCGAAGGCATCCTCCTCCGAGTAGGTCGCCAGATCGTGGTTGTATACCGAACTGAGGGACTTGAGCCCCGTCACTGTAGCCATACCCTTGAAGAGCTTCACCCTCACCGTGCCGTTGACGTTTTCCTGAGTTTTGTCAACAAAGGCGTCTATTGCCTCTTTCAGAGGGGAGAACCAGTAACCGGTGTAGGCGAGATCTGCGAAGGAAGCCTCAAGCCGCTTCTTCTCCGCCAAAACCTCCTTGGAAAGGGTCATCGTCTCCAGGGCCCTGTGAGCCGCAATAAGGGTGATAGCCGATGGACACTCGTAGACCTCGCGGCTCTTAAAGCCGACCAAGCGATCCTCGAGCATGTCGATGCGCCCCACACCGTGGGCTCCGGCAATCTCCCGAAGCTTCAGGATGAGGGAGACACCGTCCATGGAAACCCCGTCCAGTGCCACGGGAATGCCCTTCTCGAAGGTTATCTCCACGTTTTGGGGCTTGTCGGGAGCGACCTCCTGGGACACCGAGATCTTAAAGGCATCCTCTGGACACTCGTTCCAAGGATCCTCCAGGGCGCCGCACTCGATAGCCCGTCCCCAAAGATTCTCGTCTATGCTGTAGGGAGACTGGACCGAGGCCCCGACCTCTATACCGTGATCCTTGGCATAATCTATCTCCGCCTCGCGGCTAAAATGCCAGTCCCTGACGGGAGCTAGGACCTCCAACTCCGGATTCAGAGCCCCTATGGCTACCTCGAAACGAACCTGATCCTGTCCCTTTCCGGTGCACCCGTGAGCCACAGCTACGGCCCCCTCGTTCTTCGCAACCCAGGCAAGCTGCTGGGAGATAAGAGGTCTGGAGAGAGCGGAGCTGAGGGGATAGGTCCCCTGATACATCCCATTTGCCTTCAGGGCTGGCCAGACGAACTCCTGCACGAACTGTTTTTTCAGGTCCATGACGTAGGCCGCTACCGCCCCGGTCTGGAGGCTCTTGGCCTTTTTCTCCTCCAGATTGACCGACTGCCCCACGTCGGCGGTCAAGGTGACCACATCGTATCCCCGTTCCATCAGCCAACATACCGCCACGGAGGTATCCAACCCTCCGCTGTAGGCCAGAACCACCTTTCCCTTTTTCTCCATCATCTATCCCTCCATATAAACTAACATTCTCTTTATAGCAATCCATAAACTTTAGTTGCCCATTATAGAGACTCCTATGGACATGTCAAGGCTAAAAAAACCCGATCTCCCGACGGATAAGTCGAAATTTTAAATCATTTCACTTATTCGTAGTCAACGCTATAATAGAAATAGGCAGATTTTCAAAAAGACCTCCGCGTAAGGCGGAAGGACAATCTCAGGGATTTTTTCCCGCAGAAAAGGAAGGCGATCGACTTGAGTACCGTTTGGGAGGACAACTACAGCTACACGGCGAGAAACGTTCGTCCCTCGCCGGTCAGGGAGATGCTGGCGGTCATAAAACAGCCGGGAATGATCTCCTTTGCCGGCGGCATGCCGGCACCGGAGGTTTTCCCGGTGGACAAATTCTACGAGGGAGCTCACGTCCTCAAGGACGACGGCAAAAATCTGCTTCAATATGGGACAACCGAGGGCTACGCCCCTCTGAAGGAATTCCTAGCGTCCTTCACCGCCGAGAGGATGGGAAGGACCGTAGCGACCGACGAGATGCTTCTCACCACCGGATCCCAACAGGCCCTGGAGCTATTCGCCTCCGCCCTCATAGACAGGGGAGACTTCGTGGTAACGGAGAACCCCTCCTACCTGGCCGCTCTGACCACCTTCTACAACCACGGAGCCCAGTTCCTGGGAATACCCACTGATAACGAGGGGATGAAGGTCGACCTGCTTCCGGGAGTCATCGAGAAGGCCCGGGCCGAGGGCAAAAAGGTGAAGTTCATATACACCATAGTGAACTTCCATAACCCAGGCGGATCGACCATGAGCCTCGAGAGACGCAAGAAGCTAGTCGAGATATCCCAGAGGTACGACATCCCCATATTCGAGGACGACCCCTACGGCTACGTCCGCTACGAGGGAGATCACCTCCCTTCCATATTCTCCTTCGACGACAAAGGAGGGACCCTTTACGCCGGATCTTTCTCCAAGATACTGGCTCCCGGATCCAGGATCGGATGGGTCACAGGCAACAAGGAGATCATCCGCAAGATGGTGGTGTTTAAACAGGCAGCCGACCTCTGTTCGAGCCCCATATGCCAGTCTCTGGTCTACGAGTACTGCCGCAAGGGCTACCTCTCGGAGCACCTCCCGGTGATAATAGAGACCTACCGCCCCAAGAGGGACAAGATGGAGGAATGTCTCCAGAAGTACCTGGCCCCTTACGGTGTATCCTGGGTTAAACCCGAGGGAGGGTTCTTCTTCTGGCTCGACATGCCCGGCATCGATTCGAGGGAACTCTTCAAGAAAGCGGTGGAGAAAAAGGTCGCCTTCGTGGTGGGAACCCCCTTCTGCGTGGACGAGGCTGCAGGAATAGACAAGGCGAGGCTCAACTTCACATTCGTACAGCCCGACGTAATAGAGGACGGAATCTCCCGATTGGCCGAGGCCATAGGGGAGATGAAGGCCTAGGGTCTGGCGTCGAAGGGACAAGAAGGCTACAATCTAGAAGGACACTTAAGAGGTCTGCCCTAAGGGCAGACCTCTTCGTCAAAGACTTCGTCAAAGATACAATAAGGAGGAATAGAGATGTCCGATACGATCCAAGGCCTGTTGAGTCAGTCCGCCAAAGGAATAAAGCCATCGCCCATAAGGGAAATGTTCCATCTGATAAGGAAACCGGGAATGATCTCCTTCGCCGGAGGCATGCCCGACCCCGACATCTTCCCGGTGGAACAGTTCCACCAGGGAGCGGATATTCTACTGGAGGAAGGCCGGGACATCCTCCAGTACGGGGTCACGGAGGGTTACACCCCTCTCAAGGAATTCCTGTCCCGTTGGACCGCTCCAAAGATGGGCAGAGAACCTTCGATGGACGAAATACTCATAACGTCGGGCTCCAGCCAGGTAGCCGACCTCCTCACCAGGGCCACGGTGGACAGAGGAGACTACGTCGTCTGCGAGGAGACCTCGTTCCTGGGCAACACTATAAACATGTACAACCAAGGGGCGAACTTCCTTACCATACCCTGCGACGAGAACGGAATGCTGGTAGAAAAAATCTCCAACGCAGTGGACCAGGCCAGGGCGGAGGGCAAGAAGGTCAAGTTCATCTACACCATACCTAATTTTCACAACCCCCTGGGCTGTACCCTGTCGCTGGAGAGGAGGAAAGAGCTGGTAGCCGTCGCCAAGGACAAGGAACTCTTAATCCTTGAGGACGATCCCTACGGCTGCGTCAGGTTCGAGGGAGACGAACTGCCCACCCTCTACTCCCTCGACGACGCCGGGCTGGTCCTCTACGCCGGGTCGTTCTCCAAGATACTGGCCCCGGGAACCAGGGTAGCCTGGGCGATAGGCCCCAAGGATCTCATAAGGACTATGACCATATTCAAACAGGGCGTGGACACCTGCACCAGCGTGGTAGCTCAAGCGCTGGTCTACAAGTACTGCCAGTCGGGCAACCTCGACGCCTTTTTGCCTAAGATAGTGTCCCACTACAGGGCGAAAAGAGACGCCATGGAGGCGGCTTTTTCAAAGTATCTTCCCAAAGGTGAGGTCCAGTACGTCACCCCCAAGGGAGGCTTCTTCTACTGGCTCACGACCCCCAACATAAGGGCGGAAGACCTATTCCAGAGATGTCTGGAGAAAAAGGTCGCCTTCGTATGCGGCGCTCCGTTTTTCCCCAACGGAGGAGGCGAACACAGCTTCAGGATGTGCTTCACCTTCGCCTCGCCGGAGGAGACCGACCGGGGAATCAAGGCCATGGGAGAGGCCATGAAGGAGCTATTGGCCGAGAAAGGGTAACACGAGGAGGTCGCCATGTTCGGAGACACCATAGCAGCAATCTCCACGGCATGGGGTGACGCGGGCATCTCGATAATTCGGATGTCCGGCCCCGATGCCTTCGATTTCGCCAAGTCCCTCGTAAGGACCTTCACCCCGCCGGAGAAGATGAAATACAGGATCATGTACAACGGATCGCTCCTGGACGAGAGCGGAGGTCCCATAGATCAGGTGTTGCTCGTCCTCTTTCAGGCCCCTAAGAGCTACACCGGCGAGGACCTGGCGGAGATACACTGCCATGGAGGAAGCCTGGTGGCACAGAGATGTCTCGAGAGGTGCCTCCAGAAAGGCTGCCGTCACGCCGACCCCGGAGAATTTACCAGAAGAGCCTACGAAAACGGCCGACTGGACCTATCCCAGGCGGAAGCGGTGAACGGAATAATCCACGCCCGCAGCAACGAGGCGTTGAGGGCGGCAAATAGGACGCTCCAGGGAGAGCTATCCCGGTTCGTCCGAGAGATATACGATGAGTTGCTGGGGTTGTCCGCCGAACTGGAGGTAGGCATAGACTTTCCCGAGGAGGACGTTCCCTACATCGAGGATCAGGACGTCTCCGACAGGATGGAGACCCTCATTCAGGACCTGGGAGACCTGCTGGATCGCTGCACCACCGGATACCTCCTGAGAGAGGGGATAAGGGTAGCCCTGGTCGGAAGGCCTAACGTCGGAAAATCCTCCCTTCTCAACGCCCTGCTCAGGGAAAGCAGGGCC carries:
- the argH gene encoding argininosuccinate lyase, translated to MWKGRFSQETDRKVQAFSQSLDLDWRLARWDIRGSLAHAEMLAKQDLISQEELEAIRSGFQEIMDEIERGDFIPDESLEDVHMNLEHRLTEKIGDAGARLHTGRSRNDQVGTTMRLYVKDVLCQVKSGMIDLMDALLNRAESHRETIVPGYTHLQQAQPVSMGHLWMAYFQSFSRDLKRLEFAMDEADECPLGCGALAGSTLPLDREYTAEALGFSRLCENSMDGVGQRDYIFDALSFSTMFAVHCSRMAEDLIIYSSAEFGWLKLPDAFCTGSSMMPQKKNPDVLELVRGRTGQMIGHLVDILATLKGLPMTYDRDLQEDKRGLFSSFDVLSHVLGVLPSLVRAIEVDADRAAESFADGLALATDVAEYLVTRGVPFREAHHRVGSLVGWCVREERSLFDLTLEDFEDFLGDVDENLLSLVDLEAAVARRDTLGGTGFRQVSRQIERGRDLLSRLS
- a CDS encoding argininosuccinate synthase; this encodes MEKKGKVVLAYSGGLDTSVAVCWLMERGYDVVTLTADVGQSVNLEEKKAKSLQTGAVAAYVMDLKKQFVQEFVWPALKANGMYQGTYPLSSALSRPLISQQLAWVAKNEGAVAVAHGCTGKGQDQVRFEVAIGALNPELEVLAPVRDWHFSREAEIDYAKDHGIEVGASVQSPYSIDENLWGRAIECGALEDPWNECPEDAFKISVSQEVAPDKPQNVEITFEKGIPVALDGVSMDGVSLILKLREIAGAHGVGRIDMLEDRLVGFKSREVYECPSAITLIAAHRALETMTLSKEVLAEKKRLEASFADLAYTGYWFSPLKEAIDAFVDKTQENVNGTVRVKLFKGMATVTGLKSLSSVYNHDLATYSEEDAFDHSAAVGFIKVWGLPLKTWKQAHKQDPEKNESISVSC
- a CDS encoding PLP-dependent aminotransferase family protein — its product is MSTVWEDNYSYTARNVRPSPVREMLAVIKQPGMISFAGGMPAPEVFPVDKFYEGAHVLKDDGKNLLQYGTTEGYAPLKEFLASFTAERMGRTVATDEMLLTTGSQQALELFASALIDRGDFVVTENPSYLAALTTFYNHGAQFLGIPTDNEGMKVDLLPGVIEKARAEGKKVKFIYTIVNFHNPGGSTMSLERRKKLVEISQRYDIPIFEDDPYGYVRYEGDHLPSIFSFDDKGGTLYAGSFSKILAPGSRIGWVTGNKEIIRKMVVFKQAADLCSSPICQSLVYEYCRKGYLSEHLPVIIETYRPKRDKMEECLQKYLAPYGVSWVKPEGGFFFWLDMPGIDSRELFKKAVEKKVAFVVGTPFCVDEAAGIDKARLNFTFVQPDVIEDGISRLAEAIGEMKA
- a CDS encoding PLP-dependent aminotransferase family protein, coding for MSDTIQGLLSQSAKGIKPSPIREMFHLIRKPGMISFAGGMPDPDIFPVEQFHQGADILLEEGRDILQYGVTEGYTPLKEFLSRWTAPKMGREPSMDEILITSGSSQVADLLTRATVDRGDYVVCEETSFLGNTINMYNQGANFLTIPCDENGMLVEKISNAVDQARAEGKKVKFIYTIPNFHNPLGCTLSLERRKELVAVAKDKELLILEDDPYGCVRFEGDELPTLYSLDDAGLVLYAGSFSKILAPGTRVAWAIGPKDLIRTMTIFKQGVDTCTSVVAQALVYKYCQSGNLDAFLPKIVSHYRAKRDAMEAAFSKYLPKGEVQYVTPKGGFFYWLTTPNIRAEDLFQRCLEKKVAFVCGAPFFPNGGGEHSFRMCFTFASPEETDRGIKAMGEAMKELLAEKG
- the mnmE gene encoding tRNA uridine-5-carboxymethylaminomethyl(34) synthesis GTPase MnmE encodes the protein MFGDTIAAISTAWGDAGISIIRMSGPDAFDFAKSLVRTFTPPEKMKYRIMYNGSLLDESGGPIDQVLLVLFQAPKSYTGEDLAEIHCHGGSLVAQRCLERCLQKGCRHADPGEFTRRAYENGRLDLSQAEAVNGIIHARSNEALRAANRTLQGELSRFVREIYDELLGLSAELEVGIDFPEEDVPYIEDQDVSDRMETLIQDLGDLLDRCTTGYLLREGIRVALVGRPNVGKSSLLNALLRESRAIVTSIPGTTRDVIEEVFTHKGIPLRLMDTAGLRETPSDEVEAMGIERTAKAIDESDVVLWILDGSEPLEIPDRPLTEKLSGKPHIVALNKSDLPKAFDETDIAKLLPESWVIRISAQEKRGLDELKEAIVDLVSGTGTLDAGLNATARQVEEIREAIESLTDGKGALDSYSDQTLAASSIREARSALERLLGLQDDEALLDLVFSRFCVGK